The Amycolatopsis sp. 195334CR genome window below encodes:
- the ligD gene encoding non-homologous end-joining DNA ligase: MAAVPPAVEPMLAQAGPLPDDARYHYEFKWDGYRACLRVGPTGAIRLNSRNGNDLTAEYPELAGGLGDMLGGRAAVFDGEIVALDEGGVPDFTLLQNRRTRRHALSFFAFDLLRLGAEALENRTYRERRDLLTALEPGNPNLFAIPPAYSHADLSATGLTPDGLLDVARQSRLEGLVAKASESRYHPGRRSPEWIKHALITTQEVVIGGWRPGGGRRTGTLGALLLGAHDDRGDLRYIGDVGTGFTQQALDDLHTRLGELGRNTSPFADQVPRDRAKNAHWVEPRLVGEVVYRRFTSDGRLRHTAWRGLRPDRDPAEAKLESLR, encoded by the coding sequence ATGGCAGCCGTACCACCCGCCGTGGAGCCGATGCTCGCGCAGGCCGGCCCCCTGCCGGACGACGCCAGGTACCACTACGAGTTCAAATGGGACGGTTACCGCGCCTGCCTCCGGGTGGGCCCCACCGGCGCGATCCGCTTGAACAGTCGCAACGGCAACGACCTCACCGCCGAATACCCCGAACTCGCCGGCGGCCTCGGCGACATGCTCGGCGGCCGCGCCGCCGTGTTCGACGGTGAGATCGTCGCGCTCGACGAGGGCGGCGTCCCGGACTTCACCCTCCTGCAGAACCGCCGCACCCGCCGCCACGCGCTGAGCTTCTTCGCCTTCGACCTGCTCCGGCTCGGCGCCGAGGCACTGGAGAACCGGACCTATCGTGAACGCCGCGACCTGCTCACCGCGCTCGAACCCGGCAACCCGAACCTGTTCGCCATCCCGCCCGCCTACAGCCACGCCGACCTGTCCGCCACCGGCCTCACCCCGGACGGCCTGCTCGACGTCGCCCGGCAGTCGCGGCTGGAGGGACTGGTCGCGAAGGCGAGTGAGTCCCGGTACCACCCCGGCCGCCGCAGTCCGGAGTGGATCAAGCACGCGCTGATCACCACGCAGGAGGTGGTGATCGGCGGCTGGCGTCCCGGCGGTGGCCGCCGCACGGGCACGCTCGGCGCGCTGCTGCTCGGGGCCCACGACGACCGCGGCGACCTGCGGTACATCGGTGACGTCGGCACCGGCTTCACCCAGCAGGCGCTCGACGACCTGCACACCCGATTGGGCGAACTCGGCCGGAACACCAGCCCGTTCGCCGACCAGGTCCCGCGCGACCGGGCCAAGAACGCGCACTGGGTCGAACCGCGGCTGGTCGGCGAGGTGGTCTACCGGCGGTTCACCTCGGACGGCCGCCTCCGGCACACGGCCTGGCGTGGCCTCCGCCCCGACCGGGACCCGGCCGAGGCGAAGCTGGAGTCACTGCGCTGA
- a CDS encoding NAD(P)/FAD-dependent oxidoreductase: MTHYDVLVVGAGFSGIGAAIKLREAGFDDFLIVEDGDGVGGAWHWNTYPGVAVDIPSFSYQFSFYKRDDWSRVYAPGDELKNYAEDCVDRFGLRDRLRLNTRIDSASFDEAHDQWKLGTTGGDQFTARHVVVATGVLTQPKPPAIDGLDSFGGTLMHTARWDHDVDLRGKRVAIIGTGASAVQVIPSIAETVDRLTVFQRTPIWCLPKPDARLTRPLREALRRVPGAKRLTRVLSQAYVEANFPLAAHFTGVPVAKFGEKLARRFLRKEVADPVVRDQLTPRYALGCKRPSFSNDYLRTFNRDNVVLETAGIERVTPQGIRTVDGVEHEVDVLILATGFKVFESGNMPPFRTTGVGGTDLETWWDTHRFQAYQGVSVPGFPNLFMILGPYGYNGSSYFNLIETQSRHILRCLTEARRSGATRVEVTAEANRAYFEQVLARRPQQVFFQGGCGSANSYYFDKHGDVPFRPSLTLETMWTSARFDLGHYRFAGKAVDGAA; the protein is encoded by the coding sequence ATGACGCACTACGACGTGCTGGTGGTCGGGGCCGGGTTCTCCGGGATCGGCGCGGCCATCAAGCTCCGCGAAGCGGGGTTCGACGACTTCCTGATCGTCGAGGACGGTGACGGGGTCGGCGGGGCGTGGCACTGGAACACCTATCCCGGTGTGGCCGTGGACATCCCGTCGTTCAGCTACCAGTTCTCCTTCTACAAGCGCGACGACTGGTCCCGCGTCTACGCGCCGGGCGACGAGCTGAAGAACTACGCCGAGGACTGCGTCGACCGCTTCGGCCTGCGCGACCGGCTCCGCCTGAACACCCGCATCGACTCCGCGTCGTTCGACGAGGCCCACGACCAGTGGAAGCTCGGCACCACCGGCGGCGACCAGTTCACCGCGCGGCACGTGGTGGTCGCCACCGGGGTGCTGACCCAGCCGAAACCGCCCGCCATCGACGGGCTGGACTCCTTCGGCGGCACGCTCATGCACACCGCGCGCTGGGACCACGACGTCGACCTGCGGGGCAAGCGCGTCGCGATCATCGGCACCGGCGCGTCGGCGGTCCAGGTGATCCCGTCGATCGCGGAGACCGTGGACCGGCTGACCGTCTTCCAGCGCACGCCGATCTGGTGCCTGCCCAAGCCGGACGCGCGGTTGACGCGTCCGCTGCGCGAGGCGTTGCGCCGGGTGCCGGGCGCGAAACGGCTGACCCGCGTGCTCAGCCAGGCCTACGTCGAGGCGAACTTCCCGCTCGCCGCGCACTTCACCGGCGTGCCGGTGGCGAAGTTCGGCGAGAAGCTGGCGCGGCGGTTCCTGCGCAAGGAGGTCGCCGATCCGGTCGTCCGCGACCAGCTCACCCCGCGGTACGCGCTGGGCTGCAAGCGCCCGAGTTTCTCCAACGACTACCTGCGCACGTTCAACCGCGACAACGTGGTGCTCGAGACCGCGGGCATCGAACGCGTGACGCCCCAGGGGATTCGCACGGTCGACGGGGTGGAGCACGAGGTCGACGTGCTGATCCTGGCCACCGGGTTCAAGGTGTTCGAATCCGGGAACATGCCGCCGTTCCGCACCACCGGGGTCGGCGGCACCGACCTGGAGACCTGGTGGGACACCCACCGTTTCCAGGCGTACCAAGGGGTCAGCGTGCCGGGCTTCCCGAACCTGTTCATGATCCTCGGGCCGTACGGCTACAACGGATCCTCCTACTTCAACCTGATCGAGACGCAGAGCAGGCACATCCTGCGCTGCCTCACCGAGGCCAGGCGGTCCGGCGCGACCAGGGTGGAGGTCACCGCGGAGGCGAACCGGGCCTACTTCGAACAGGTGCTCGCCCGCCGCCCGCAACAGGTGTTCTTCCAGGGCGGCTGCGGGTCGGCGAACAGCTACTACTTCGACAAGCACGGCGATGTGCCGTTCCGGCCGTCGCTGACCCTGGAAACCATGTGGACCAGCGCGCGGTTCGACCTCGGGCACTACCGGTTCGCCGGAAAAGCGGTGGACGGCGCGGCCTGA
- a CDS encoding aminoglycoside phosphotransferase family protein, protein MHFDVPRQLVQSHQDEHPDWLAALPRLVTEFLDRWSLRPEGPTWNGCASLVLPVTREDGTPAALKLQPPTEENAGTALALRTWDGDGIVRLLEYDRETSTQLLERLDESRPLSTVPDDTTALTVLAELLARLTARPAPAGMRQLADVAEAMLDQTPEAVLELADPAERQLVLRCAAATAEVLGEPGDRLLHWDLHYDNILAGGREKWLAIDPEPLAGDPGFDLLPALDNRWADVVATGDVPRAVLRRFDLLTEALGLDRRRAYAWSMARILQNSLWDIEDGETRLQPVQLALAEALSARSR, encoded by the coding sequence ATGCACTTCGACGTGCCCAGGCAACTGGTCCAGTCCCATCAGGACGAACACCCGGACTGGCTCGCCGCCCTACCCCGGCTCGTCACCGAGTTCCTCGACCGCTGGTCGCTGCGCCCGGAAGGGCCCACCTGGAACGGCTGCGCTTCGCTCGTGCTGCCGGTGACGCGCGAGGACGGCACGCCCGCCGCGCTCAAACTGCAGCCGCCCACCGAAGAGAACGCCGGAACCGCGCTCGCGCTGCGCACGTGGGACGGCGACGGCATCGTCCGGCTGCTCGAGTACGACCGCGAAACCAGCACGCAACTGCTGGAACGGCTGGACGAGAGCAGGCCGCTGTCCACGGTCCCGGACGACACCACCGCGCTCACCGTGCTCGCCGAACTGCTCGCGCGACTGACCGCCAGGCCCGCGCCCGCCGGGATGCGGCAGCTCGCCGACGTGGCCGAGGCGATGCTCGACCAGACCCCGGAAGCCGTGCTCGAACTGGCCGATCCCGCCGAGCGGCAACTGGTCCTCCGGTGCGCGGCGGCCACCGCCGAAGTGCTCGGTGAGCCGGGCGATCGGCTGCTGCACTGGGATCTGCACTACGACAACATCCTCGCCGGTGGCCGCGAGAAGTGGCTCGCCATCGACCCCGAACCGCTCGCCGGTGACCCGGGGTTCGACCTGCTGCCCGCACTGGACAACCGCTGGGCCGACGTGGTCGCCACCGGCGACGTGCCCCGCGCGGTGCTGCGCCGGTTCGACCTGCTGACCGAGGCACTCGGCCTGGACCGGCGGCGCGCCTACGCCTGGTCCATGGCCCGGATCCTGCAGAACTCGCTGTGGGACATCGAGGACGGCGAGACCCGGCTGCAGCCGGTGCAACTGGCGCTCGCGGAGGCGCTCAGCGCGCGGTCGCGCTAA
- a CDS encoding cytochrome P450: MTQTLPTPKGLPMERDAGPFDPPREITRLRDTRPVSPLLFPDGHEGWLVTGYEAVRQLLADTRFSSRQDIGILHMPYETPGMPVMTEPSPPEPGIFLSMDPPDHTRLRRKLTGAFTVKRMKQLEERIEEITERQLDELAQLAQPVDLVKEFALPVPSLVICELLGVPYADRDTFQVNTAKFMERDITLEDKMAAYTAISTYLAELVTGKRANPGDDLLSDLARQDDLSIEELVGIGFLLLFAGHETTANMLGLGTFALLEHPDQLAELRADPDLMPGAVEELMRYLSIADVFFRYAVEDIELCGETIPEGSTVVVSLLAANRDPNRFENPDELDIHRTARGHLSFGHGIHQCLGQQLARIEMRAGFTGLLRRFPDLRLAIPAGEVRLKTDMNIYGVHELPVVLSAQ, encoded by the coding sequence ATGACGCAAACGCTTCCCACCCCGAAGGGCCTGCCGATGGAGCGCGACGCGGGCCCCTTCGACCCGCCACGGGAGATCACCCGGCTGCGTGACACGCGGCCGGTCAGCCCGCTGCTCTTCCCCGACGGCCACGAAGGCTGGCTGGTCACCGGCTACGAAGCGGTCCGCCAGCTGCTGGCCGACACCCGGTTCAGCTCGCGCCAGGACATCGGCATCCTCCACATGCCGTACGAAACCCCCGGCATGCCCGTGATGACCGAACCGTCACCACCGGAGCCGGGCATCTTTCTCTCGATGGACCCGCCGGACCACACGCGGCTCCGCCGCAAGCTCACCGGCGCGTTCACCGTCAAGCGGATGAAGCAGCTCGAGGAGCGCATCGAGGAGATCACCGAGCGGCAACTGGACGAACTGGCTCAGCTGGCTCAGCCGGTCGACCTGGTCAAGGAGTTCGCCCTGCCGGTGCCCTCGCTGGTGATCTGCGAACTGCTCGGCGTGCCCTACGCCGACCGCGACACCTTCCAGGTCAACACCGCGAAGTTCATGGAGCGGGACATCACGCTCGAAGACAAGATGGCCGCATACACCGCGATCAGCACATACCTGGCGGAACTGGTCACGGGCAAGCGCGCGAACCCCGGCGACGACCTCCTGTCCGACCTGGCCCGCCAGGACGACCTGAGCATCGAGGAACTGGTCGGCATCGGCTTCCTGCTGTTGTTCGCGGGCCACGAAACCACCGCGAACATGCTGGGACTGGGGACTTTCGCGCTGCTGGAGCACCCCGACCAGCTCGCCGAACTGCGCGCCGACCCGGACCTGATGCCCGGCGCCGTCGAGGAGCTCATGCGGTATCTGTCCATTGCGGACGTTTTCTTCCGCTATGCCGTGGAGGACATCGAGCTCTGCGGCGAAACGATTCCCGAAGGCTCGACCGTCGTAGTTTCGCTGCTGGCGGCCAACCGCGACCCGAACCGCTTCGAGAACCCCGACGAGCTCGACATCCACCGCACCGCCCGCGGCCACCTGTCCTTCGGCCACGGCATCCACCAGTGCCTCGGCCAGCAGCTGGCCCGCATCGAAATGCGCGCCGGCTTCACCGGCCTGCTCCGCCGTTTCCCCGACCTCCGGCTCGCCATCCCCGCCGGCGAGGTGAGGCTCAAGACGGACATGAACATCTACGGTGTCCACGAACTGCCGGTGGTGCTTTCAGCGCAGTGA
- the trxA gene encoding thioredoxin gives MIETITDDTFDTAVLQHDRPVLVDFWAQWCPPCHMIAPVLAEIAEERADSLTIRKLNTDESPLSMRDYQVMSLPTLILFRDGVPVRTLVGAKPKAKLLAEIDAALGTPVA, from the coding sequence ATGATCGAGACGATCACCGACGACACCTTCGACACCGCGGTGCTCCAGCACGACCGGCCGGTGCTGGTCGACTTCTGGGCGCAGTGGTGCCCGCCGTGCCACATGATCGCCCCGGTGCTCGCGGAAATCGCCGAGGAGCGCGCGGACTCGCTGACCATCCGCAAGCTGAACACCGACGAGAGCCCGCTGTCCATGCGGGACTACCAGGTGATGTCGCTGCCCACGCTGATCCTGTTCCGCGACGGCGTCCCGGTGCGCACGCTGGTCGGCGCGAAGCCGAAGGCCAAGCTGCTGGCCGAAATCGACGCGGCGCTCGGGACGCCGGTCGCCTAG
- a CDS encoding MerR family transcriptional regulator has protein sequence MRIGELARRAGTTTRALRFYEAQGLLDAPRAANGYRDYGEEHVRMVAEIRTLQAAGLSLDDTRPFVDCLRSGHEAGDSCADSIEVYERKLAEVDACLDRLNSVRADLLAKLAAAMARQPDPCRVTQNQETRT, from the coding sequence ATGAGAATCGGCGAACTGGCCAGGCGAGCCGGGACGACGACGCGCGCACTGCGGTTCTACGAAGCGCAGGGCCTGCTCGACGCGCCGCGCGCGGCCAACGGTTACCGGGACTACGGCGAGGAACACGTCCGGATGGTCGCCGAGATCCGGACGCTGCAGGCGGCGGGGCTGAGCCTGGACGACACCCGGCCGTTCGTCGACTGCCTGCGGTCCGGGCACGAGGCCGGGGACTCGTGCGCCGATTCGATCGAGGTCTACGAACGCAAACTGGCCGAGGTGGACGCCTGCCTCGACCGGCTCAACTCGGTGCGGGCCGACCTGCTGGCCAAGCTGGCCGCGGCCATGGCGCGGCAGCCGGACCCGTGCCGGGTGACACAGAACCAGGAGACACGGACATGA
- a CDS encoding Rrf2 family transcriptional regulator: MKISGGVEWALHCCVVLTAVDQPVPAAQLAELHDVSASYLAKQLQSLSRAGLVRSVQGHAGGYVLTRSPEEMTVLDVVEAVDGARPAFTCTEIRQRGPLAASPEMCTRPCAINRAMSAADRAWREALREVTIADLARQVGEDYDFDALGGIRRWLSA, from the coding sequence GTGAAGATCTCCGGCGGTGTCGAGTGGGCGCTGCACTGCTGTGTCGTGCTCACCGCGGTCGACCAGCCGGTGCCCGCTGCGCAACTGGCGGAACTGCACGACGTCTCGGCCAGCTACCTGGCCAAACAGCTGCAGAGCCTGTCGAGGGCCGGGCTGGTCCGGTCGGTGCAGGGGCACGCGGGTGGGTACGTGCTCACCCGGTCGCCCGAGGAGATGACCGTGCTCGACGTGGTGGAGGCGGTCGACGGCGCGCGGCCCGCGTTCACCTGCACGGAGATCCGGCAGCGCGGGCCGCTGGCCGCTTCGCCCGAGATGTGCACCCGGCCGTGCGCGATCAACCGGGCGATGTCCGCGGCCGATCGCGCCTGGCGCGAGGCACTGCGGGAAGTGACCATCGCCGACCTGGCGAGGCAGGTCGGCGAGGACTACGACTTCGACGCGCTGGGCGGCATCCGCCGCTGGCTGTCCGCCTAG
- a CDS encoding TetR/AcrR family transcriptional regulator — MPPVVRPFRGVSAQDRRATRRGQLLDAALDVLGEHGRDGFTMTAVCRRAKLTERYFYESFANRDELLIALFDQLTGQMSEQVLHAADAVPADASPRDKYAGALRPMIRALAADPRQARAYVECFTSDLLRAHRAKVVQTFTAVITEQVLALSGDPARARVEATALLLIGGIHEVLHGWLTGAVELTEDELVDEFAAIGATLTERLILP, encoded by the coding sequence ATGCCACCCGTCGTCCGCCCGTTCCGCGGGGTCAGCGCGCAGGACCGCCGTGCCACCCGGCGCGGGCAACTGCTCGACGCCGCGCTCGACGTGCTGGGCGAGCACGGTCGCGACGGATTCACCATGACCGCCGTGTGCCGCCGCGCGAAGCTGACCGAGCGGTACTTCTACGAGAGCTTCGCCAACCGCGACGAACTGCTCATCGCGCTGTTCGACCAGCTCACCGGGCAGATGAGCGAGCAGGTGCTGCACGCGGCGGACGCGGTACCGGCCGACGCGAGCCCCCGGGACAAGTACGCCGGCGCGCTGCGGCCGATGATCCGCGCGCTGGCGGCGGATCCGCGCCAGGCCCGCGCCTACGTCGAGTGCTTCACCTCGGACCTCCTCCGCGCGCACCGCGCCAAGGTGGTGCAGACGTTCACCGCGGTGATCACCGAACAGGTGCTCGCGCTCAGCGGCGACCCGGCCCGCGCGCGAGTGGAGGCGACCGCGCTGCTGCTCATCGGCGGCATCCACGAGGTGCTGCACGGCTGGCTGACCGGTGCCGTCGAGCTGACCGAGGACGAGCTGGTCGACGAGTTCGCCGCCATCGGCGCGACGCTGACCGAACGGCTCATCTTGCCTTGA
- a CDS encoding TetR/AcrR family transcriptional regulator → MAERDGLRERKKAATREALSAAALRLALERGPENVRVDDIAEAAGVSPRTYNNYFSSREQAIVAAIAAERAERIGAALRARPSDEPLAEAVVEAVVEQHSEPSGDALTLITTAPALRAEFIETVVSIESPLASAIAERLGREEDLATAVLAAAVTAAARVAVERWVGGWPRGAGELLVVPQGPPLADLLREALAQVVPALRDA, encoded by the coding sequence ATGGCAGAGCGGGACGGGTTGCGCGAGCGCAAGAAGGCGGCGACGCGGGAAGCGCTCAGCGCGGCGGCGTTGCGGCTGGCGCTGGAGCGCGGGCCGGAAAACGTGCGGGTGGACGACATCGCCGAAGCCGCCGGCGTCTCCCCGCGCACCTACAACAACTACTTCTCCAGCCGGGAACAGGCGATCGTCGCCGCGATCGCGGCCGAGCGCGCGGAGCGGATCGGTGCGGCGCTGCGGGCCAGGCCGTCGGACGAGCCGTTGGCCGAAGCCGTGGTGGAAGCGGTGGTCGAGCAGCACAGCGAGCCGTCGGGGGACGCGCTGACACTGATCACCACGGCGCCCGCACTGCGGGCCGAGTTCATCGAAACGGTCGTCTCCATCGAGTCGCCGCTGGCCTCGGCGATCGCCGAACGGCTGGGGCGCGAGGAAGATCTCGCGACCGCGGTGCTGGCCGCCGCGGTCACCGCGGCCGCGCGGGTGGCGGTGGAACGCTGGGTCGGCGGCTGGCCGCGGGGCGCGGGCGAACTGCTGGTGGTCCCGCAGGGCCCGCCGTTGGCGGACCTGCTGCGGGAGGCGCTGGCACAGGTGGTGCCCGCGCTGCGTGACGCCTAG
- a CDS encoding TetR/AcrR family transcriptional regulator: MGETGDRIAAAALRILLAEGAEAVTMRRVAAEVGVTPMATYRHFPNREALLRAVADAAFAELGKSWRPHAETVDFEERIDLLLTDFLDFALGSPNLYKFLITDRREPVRRFPEDFRDGLSPAFGAVWSAVEQGMREKALDEDDPLEVTLALTMPAVGLVQLYLGGRMNLPEPEFRALCARTTRRVLNGLRR; this comes from the coding sequence ATGGGCGAAACCGGGGACCGGATCGCAGCCGCGGCGCTGCGGATCTTGCTGGCCGAAGGCGCGGAGGCGGTGACCATGCGGCGGGTGGCCGCCGAGGTGGGGGTCACCCCGATGGCCACCTACCGGCACTTCCCGAACCGCGAGGCGCTGCTGCGCGCGGTGGCCGACGCCGCCTTCGCCGAACTGGGGAAGAGCTGGCGCCCCCACGCCGAGACGGTGGACTTCGAGGAACGCATCGACCTGCTCCTCACCGACTTCCTCGACTTCGCGCTGGGCAGTCCCAACCTGTACAAGTTCCTGATCACCGACCGCCGCGAACCGGTGCGCCGGTTTCCCGAGGACTTCCGCGACGGGCTCTCCCCCGCGTTCGGTGCCGTCTGGTCCGCGGTCGAGCAGGGCATGCGCGAGAAGGCGTTGGACGAGGACGACCCGCTCGAAGTGACGCTCGCGCTCACCATGCCCGCGGTCGGCCTTGTCCAGCTCTACCTCGGCGGGCGGATGAACCTGCCGGAACCGGAGTTCCGCGCGTTGTGCGCCCGGACGACCAGGAGGGTCCTCAATGGACTTCGCCGGTAA
- a CDS encoding nitrilase-related carbon-nitrogen hydrolase, which produces MDFAGKLAAVAASALLFFSGTGLDPVPVLAWLAPLPVFLIAPSLSGWQAAGAGFAACFLGSTNTWYWSAGSHDLPLWPWGAVVTVCFGLTFAASVALYRALFASPLLAAVGAAALWTAVLHVVSVSNPMGITGTLATTQADVPVVLQLASVTGAWGVEFVLMLVPAAIAAVKVRPAVVAAVALAVTLGGGALRLAGSDEETQRIALVASNQKGWAADLREDTSLLDDYLGQLDALPDGVKTVVLPEAAFGSDEARPAVLVEPMRRLAAARGFDIVVGYAHWSGQAKFNYALVFPAGGGEPQAYLKHNDTVSPTGRDLVVTPGGAGVLICLDINFRDPSQDYAAGGTRLLAIPASDEDLNGWQHSRTAVLRGVENGQAVAWGGRQTMLTLADGHGRIIGERPTGNADGFTTVVADVPLGPGATVYTRFGDWFGWLCVGLTVLALGKAFRLRKYRESPSAHPAASS; this is translated from the coding sequence ATGGACTTCGCCGGTAAGCTCGCTGCGGTCGCGGCCTCCGCACTGCTGTTCTTCTCCGGTACCGGGCTCGATCCGGTCCCGGTGCTCGCTTGGCTCGCACCGCTGCCGGTTTTCCTCATCGCGCCAAGTCTTTCCGGCTGGCAGGCGGCGGGTGCCGGGTTCGCCGCGTGCTTCCTCGGTTCGACCAACACCTGGTACTGGTCCGCCGGTTCGCACGACCTCCCGCTGTGGCCGTGGGGCGCGGTGGTCACCGTCTGCTTCGGACTCACCTTCGCCGCGTCGGTCGCGTTGTACCGGGCGTTGTTCGCCAGCCCGCTGCTGGCGGCGGTCGGTGCGGCGGCGCTGTGGACGGCGGTGCTGCACGTGGTGTCGGTCAGCAATCCGATGGGCATCACCGGCACGCTGGCGACCACGCAGGCCGACGTGCCGGTGGTGTTGCAGCTCGCTTCGGTCACCGGGGCGTGGGGTGTGGAGTTCGTGCTGATGCTGGTGCCCGCGGCGATCGCCGCGGTGAAGGTGCGCCCGGCTGTGGTCGCGGCGGTGGCGCTCGCGGTGACTTTGGGCGGTGGTGCGTTGCGGCTCGCCGGGAGTGACGAGGAAACGCAGCGCATCGCGCTCGTCGCGAGCAACCAGAAGGGCTGGGCGGCGGATCTTCGCGAGGACACCAGCCTGCTCGACGACTACCTCGGGCAGCTCGACGCCTTGCCGGACGGGGTGAAGACGGTGGTGCTGCCGGAAGCCGCGTTCGGTTCGGACGAAGCACGGCCCGCGGTGCTGGTCGAGCCGATGCGACGGCTGGCCGCCGCGCGCGGGTTCGACATCGTGGTCGGGTATGCGCACTGGAGTGGCCAGGCGAAATTCAACTACGCGCTCGTTTTCCCGGCTGGGGGTGGGGAACCGCAGGCGTACCTGAAGCACAACGACACGGTGAGCCCGACCGGGCGGGATCTCGTGGTCACGCCCGGCGGAGCCGGGGTGTTGATCTGCCTGGACATCAACTTCCGTGATCCGAGCCAGGATTACGCGGCGGGTGGCACGCGGTTGCTCGCGATCCCGGCTTCGGACGAGGATTTGAACGGGTGGCAGCACAGCCGGACGGCGGTGCTGCGCGGGGTCGAGAACGGGCAGGCGGTGGCCTGGGGTGGGCGGCAGACCATGCTCACCCTCGCCGACGGACATGGTCGCATCATTGGTGAACGACCTACCGGTAACGCTGACGGGTTCACGACCGTAGTCGCTGATGTGCCGCTCGGACCGGGGGCGACTGTCTACACGCGATTCGGCGACTGGTTCGGGTGGTTGTGCGTCGGGCTGACTGTGTTGGCTTTGGGGAAGGCTTTCAGGCTACGGAAATACCGGGAATCCCCTTCAGCTCACCCAGCAGCATCGAGCTGA
- a CDS encoding SDR family oxidoreductase, which translates to MKIVVIGGTGLIGSKLVERLRAGGHEVTAAAPSSGVNTLTGEGLAEALDGAQVVADVSNSPSFEDNAVLEFFTTSSRNLLAAEAAAGVGHHVALSVVGAERLPDSGYMRAKVAQEKLIAESGVPYSILRATQFFEFLDGIAATSTDGNQVRLSPAQFQPVAAEDVAAALADVVLGDPVNGQRELAGPEARGLSDFVRDHLAQKQDPREVVADEAAGYFGAAIDDRSLTPGDNPRLGKITYKEWLAL; encoded by the coding sequence ATGAAAATCGTGGTCATCGGCGGTACCGGTCTCATCGGGAGCAAGCTGGTCGAGCGGCTGCGCGCGGGCGGGCACGAGGTGACGGCCGCGGCCCCGTCGTCCGGCGTGAACACGCTGACCGGCGAAGGCCTGGCCGAGGCGCTCGACGGCGCGCAGGTGGTCGCCGACGTGTCGAACTCGCCGTCCTTCGAGGACAACGCCGTGCTGGAGTTCTTCACCACGAGCAGCCGGAACCTGCTCGCCGCCGAAGCCGCCGCCGGAGTGGGACACCACGTCGCACTGTCGGTGGTCGGCGCGGAACGGCTGCCGGACAGCGGGTACATGCGGGCGAAGGTCGCGCAGGAGAAGCTGATCGCGGAATCGGGCGTGCCGTACTCGATCCTGCGCGCCACGCAGTTCTTCGAATTCCTCGACGGCATCGCCGCCACGAGCACCGACGGCAACCAGGTACGACTGTCCCCGGCGCAGTTCCAGCCGGTCGCCGCTGAGGACGTCGCCGCCGCACTGGCGGACGTGGTGCTCGGCGACCCGGTCAACGGGCAGCGGGAACTGGCCGGGCCCGAGGCACGGGGGTTGTCCGACTTCGTCCGGGATCACTTGGCGCAGAAGCAGGATCCGCGCGAGGTGGTGGCCGACGAGGCCGCCGGTTACTTCGGCGCGGCGATCGACGACCGCTCGCTCACGCCCGGCGACAACCCGCGCCTCGGCAAGATCACCTACAAGGAGTGGCTGGCTCTCTAG